Proteins from a single region of Psilocybe cubensis strain MGC-MH-2018 chromosome 3, whole genome shotgun sequence:
- a CDS encoding putative J domain-containing protein (putative J domain-containing protein C1071.09c) — MGKRLSDLCLSFLDQTNFTVTSLTACFILYSRSTGVIYFTAGAVCCSLSVKVVKRLIRQPRPAHNPGRKMKVTYGMPSTHSATISFFATYILLACMYLPIHPSLHPEHAFRVFPPLVCLPWAATIVMSRVWLGHHTWPQVIAGASYGVTFSLMWFAMWVGGLNDSEGTRAIEKLVSSVCQSQTHTPTIMDDNDPINQFFPGEEEVDLYAVLSLEKDATIEAIKKAYRRLALVYHPDKHASATEEAKENASKRFQQIGFAYAVLSDNKRKARYDSSGRTDEGFELGAGDDGWEAYFEELFDRVTRGKLDEMKKEYQGSAEEMEDLKAAYETTEGSLGELMTYIPHSTHEDEERFIVAITELIKKGELKSTATWRSTSKDEKAKMVRKKESEKEAKEAEALAKELGVWDEFYGSGKATERKKAKNKAKEKDGDEEAHEDHSTLQALILKKKQKNMDGFFDSLAAKYSEPAPKASRSKGKKRSHDVAEDDDSPKKKSRSNVPPPQEIDDAEFARLQDKLFGDKDKAKASSSSPKKKGKGRKAK; from the exons ATGGGTAAACGACTCTCGGACCTATGTTTATCCTTTCTAGACCAA ACTAATTTTACTGTCACATCCTTAACTGCATGCTTCATCCTGTATTCTAGATCGACAGGGGTAATATACTTTACTGCAGGGGCCGTTTGTTGCAGCCTATCTGTAAAAGTGGTCAAAAGGCTTATCCGCCAGCCTCGTCCAGCACATAATCCTGGCCGAAAAATGAAAGTAACATATGG CATGCCTAGCACCCATTCTGCTACAATCAGCTTCTTTGCGACATACATACTCCTGGCATGCATGTATCTCCCTATTCACCCATCACTTCATCCTGAGCATGCATTCCGTGTTTTCCCGCCCCTTGTCTGCCTTCCCTGGGCAGCAACGATTGTGATGTCCCGGGTCTGGCTGGGGCATCATACATGGCCTCAGGTTATAGCAGGAGCATCTTATGGTGTTACGTTTTCTTTAATGTGGTTTGCTATGTGGGTTGGAGGTCTCAATGACTCTGAGGGCACCAGGGCAATCGAAAAATTGGTTAGCAGTGTATG TCAATCTCAAACTCATACCCCGACTATCATGGACGACAACGACCCTATTAACCAATTTTTCCCTGGCGAAGAAGAAGTGGACCTATATGCAGTACTCTCGCTCGAGAAGGACGCCACAATTGAGGCAATCAAAAAGGCTTACCGTCGCCTTGCCCTCGTTTATCACCCAGACAAACACGCGTCTGCTACAGAGGAAGCCAAAGAAAACGCGTCCAAAAGGTTCCAGCAAATAGGGTTTGCCTATGCTGTTTTGAGCGACAATAAGAGGAAGGCACGGTACGACTCTAGTGGCAGGACAGATGAAGGTTTCGAGCTAGGAGCAGGTGACGATGGATGGGAGGCATACTTTGAAGAATTGTTTGACCGTGTCACTCGGGGAAAgttagatgaaatgaaaaaagaataTCAAG GCTCCGctgaagaaatggaagactTAAAGGCTGCATACGAGACGACGGAGGGCTCTTTGGGAGAACTCATGACTTATATTCCGCACTCGACtcatgaggatgaagaacgCTTTATAGTCGCCATTACTGAGTTGATTAAGAAAGGCGAACTCAAGTCCACTGCCACTTGGCGCTCAACCTCTAAAGATGAAAAGGCCAAGATGGTGCGAAAGAAAGAGTCAGAGAAGGAGGCCAAAGAGGCTGAGGCATTGGCCAAAGAACTAGGGGTCTGGGATGAATTTTATGGAAGCGGCAAGGCTACTGAACGCAAGAAGGCGAAGAACAAGGCCAAGGAAAAAGATGGTGACGAGGAGGCTCACGAAGACCACTCAACACTGCAAGCGCTAATTCTTaagaagaaacagaaaaacatGGATGGATTCTTCGACAGTCTTGCCGCAAAATATTCAGAACCGGCGCCCAAGGCATCCCGATCTAAAGGCAAGAAACGTTCTCATGATGTGGCTGAAGACGATGACTCCCCCAAGAAGAAATCTCGTTCCAATGTTCCCCCTCCCCAGGAGATTGATGATGCCGAATTTGCCAGATTGCAGGATAAGTTGTTCGGAGATAAAGATAAGGCCAAagcatcgtcttcatctccaaagaaaaaagggaagGGCCGTAAGGCTAAGTAA
- a CDS encoding Protein FAM160B1, protein MDYFSKFLRTVPQPATSVEVDHAHEFHKSWIAIKDTLLMPDERQLSKGIMATDVPDLLKSMVQSLISESTTTEIGGTGACMEYLLKNDVLGTLVRLSEADRPAGIQAQVLSAVSNMVVFLDEQFLVHSAVHKAVLRLLRSCVGDDIQEQLDGRNKLMGAARNVVRAEPSEYETDLVRLLCILCNRISSYRELLMIFFHDKHWYHSEPLFSVEEGDEYEDDEYDDEEEEEEDPDATLKGIKLEQAAGSDEVRPPSPNSSQATITTHQKVDGKTPEYEFLLFNYLLRFVHREGDIGYFARSGLALLVEVAMSPGKMSNNSTVDQTPSTSDPVNDAALALAEYILDGDFSDVLGAGLNAVYSLLPSKLGFFPHISSGGSNNTMTIGGQTMADEDEKERALILIDKNRAMGIEDAGSPEFAAKIDHFLTHLVFLQNILKRNGENNSVDPSSLVGTAIVQSILDAVRRIFLENVFYPSILECSDADGSAVAVMSYIDIMIRTLQEGPLVNLLVDFLVSEDSTDPQIRQRIPANVKNRDMPPNSSDDKRAKHRRRQSSAMLLLEMEAPESRKETDYFTSMGRYTLKDLLIANLRSKSQPTATSALQLLHTLLKYHPQVAIEKILLVIPDSFATVFPHPAIVGSLRPKVVDTSITEQDEDEEFRYPGAEDSKDASHDSSIFSQPATTYSTHEREMGLYLALVSRIDPSHNRDSDGFSTGYDHYLHDALMTIQSQPDYWRALENEDNAAPRFKHRLNVNDPILSLLLESLTTFFSNSPDFNVGLTGVLATLAIHPDRSMSGWILFASNEDPFASPKPRYSRDTLYDDGDDRSIDFEIEEKLANDTNYLPAASMDEKSKPVIYTILQGLVNQLERYRQTVENFDKYLLERRQGLLFSENLSDALNLELNIVEERKSVKSVEESPAKSKPKPKSTATSSFVSFLTPKKAKVAKAAPQTEPTTPPQQAVRKTVSASPFGSHYHHTGSVKVEPYIAPVPSNGLWTPAKSQKWTIPEDDVFGSGWNERPPKDYDNDEKVAAPAPKLEPITLSQLLDNVVILEESIKELVAIIHARRSLGIDSLRYL, encoded by the exons ATGGATTATTTTTCTAAATTCTTGAGAACTGTGCCACAGCCTGCAACGTCTGTTGAGGTAGACCATGCGCACGAGTTTCACAAGTCATGGATTGCCATCAAG GACACTTTGCTAATGCCCGATGAGAGGCAACTGAGCAAGGGAATAATGGCCACAGACGTCCCAGACTTACTGAAATCCATGGTGCAATCTTTGATTTCAGAGTCGACGACAACTGAAATTGG AGGCACTGGCGCGTGTATGGAATATCTCTTGAAGAATG ATGTCCTGGGGACGCTGGTCCGTCTCAGTGAAGCCGACCGTCCGGCAGGAATCCAGGCTCAGGTCTTGAGTGCAGTGTCAAACATGGTCGTTTTTCTCGATGAGCAATTTCTGGTTCACTCAGCGGTACACAAAGCTGTTTTACGATTACTTAGAAGCTGTGTTGGGGATGATATACAAGAACAACTGGACGGGCGAAACAAGCTTATGGGAGCCGCTCGAAATGTCGTTCGCGCTGAGCCTTCAGAGTACGAGACAGACT TGGTGAGATTACTATGCATCTTGTGCAATCGTATCAGTTCCTATCGAGAATTGTTGATGATATTCTTCCACGACAAACACTGGTACCATTCTGAGCCGTTGTTCTCAGTGGAAGAAGGTGACGAAtacgaagacgatgaatatgatgacgaagaggaagaggaagaagacccTGATGCCACTTTGAAAGGCATcaagctggaacaagctgCAGGCAGCGACGAAGTTCGGCCACCATCACCTAATTCATCCCAGGCTACGATAACCACCCATCAAAAGGTCGATGGCAAAACTCCTGAATATGAATTCCTTCTCTTCAACTACCTGCTCCGCTTCGTGCATAGAGAAGGTGACATAGGTTATTTCGCTCGTTCGGGCTTGGCGCTTCTGGTGGAAGTTGCAATGTCTCCTGGAAAAATGAGCAATAATTCGACAGTGGACCAAACTCCTTCAACTTCGGACCCAGTTAATGATGCAGCTTTGGCACTTGCTGAATACATCCTCGATGGAGACTTTTCTGATGTGCTGGGTGCGGGTCTGAATGCAGTTTATTCTCTTTTGCCATCGAAGCTGGGATTCTTTCCCCATATCTCATCCGGGGGGTCCAATAACACGATGACAATTGGCGGTCAAACTATGGCGGACGAAGacgagaaagagagggcCTTGATTCTGATTGACAAGAACCGAGCCATGGGCATTGAAGATGCTGGTAGCCCCGAGTTCGCAGCGAAAATCGACCATTTCCTCACACATTTGGTGTTTTTGCAAAATATCCTGAAGAGAAATGGAGAAAATAACAGTGTTGATCCCTCATCACTTGTGGGCACAGCTATCGTGCAATCTATCCTCGACGCAGTCCGACGGATTTTCCTTGAAAATGTCTTTTACCCATCTATACTGGAATGCTCTGATGCAGACGGTAGTGCAGTGGCAGTCATGTCATACATTGACATTATGATAAGAACTCTTCAAGAAGGCCCACTTGTCAATCTCCTCGTTGACTTCCTGGTATCAGAAGACAGCACTGACCCACAAATTAGGCAGCGGATCCCAGCGAATGTTAAGAATCGCGACATGCCTCCAAATTCTTCAGACGACAAGCGTGCAAAGCATCGAAGACGGCAAAGTAGTGCAATGTTACTGTTGGAAATGGAAGCACCGGAATCCCGAAAAGAAACGGATTACTTCACTTCAATGGGTCGATATACACTCAAAGATCTTTTGATTGCTAATCTGCGCTCCAAGTCTCAACCCACAGCGACCTCTGCCCTTCAACTACTACACACTTTGCTGAAGTATCATCCACAGGTAGCGATAGAGAAAATCCTTCTTGTTATTCCGGATTCCTTTGCCACAGTGTTCCCTCATCCCGCTATTGTTGGATCCTTACGGCCAAAGGTTGTGGATACCTCCATCACAGAAcaggacgaggatgaagaattCCGCTATCCCGGAGCTGAAGATTCAAAAGATGCTTCTCACGATAGTTCGATCTTTTCACAGCCAGCAACGACCTACTCAACACATGAACGTGAAATGGGACTTTACCTTGCTCTCGTATCTCGAATCGATCCATCACACAACCGTGACAGCGACGGTTTTAGCACTGGCTATGATCATTATCTTCACGATGCCCTAATGACTATACAGAGTCAACCAGACTACTGGAGGGCTTTAGAGAATGAGGACAACGCGGCGCCCAGATTCAAGCACCGCCTCAACGTAAACGATCCCATTCTTTCGCTTTTATTGGAATCTCTCACTActttcttttcaaattccCCTGACTTTAATGTTGGCTTGACTGGCGTACTGGCAACATTGGCAATACACCCGGATCGGTCAATGTCTGGATGGATATTATTCGCGTCTAATGAAGACCCATTTGCTTCACCTAAGCCACGCTACAGTCGTGACACCCTATACGATGATGGAGACGATCGTTCAATTGACTTCGAAATCGAAGAAAAGTTGGCTAATGACACGAACTACCTTCCAGCTGCCAGTATGGATGAAAAGTCAAAACCTGTCATATACACAATTTTGCAAGGTTTAGTCAACCAGTTAGAAAGATACCGTCAAACGGTAGAAAATTTTGACAAGTATCTGTTGGAAAGACGACAGGGCCTTTTGTTCTCCGAAAATCTGAGCGACGCACTGAACCTAGAGTTGAACATTGTAGAGGAGCGAAAGTCGGTCAAGTCAGTAGAAGAATCCCCCGCAAAGTCAAAACCGAAACCCAAATCAACAGCAacttcttcttttgtttcCTTCCTCACTCCCAAGAAGGCTAAAGTGGCTAAAGCTGCCCCTCAAACCGAACCTACGACACCCCCTCAACAAGCAGTAAGAAAGACTGTCTCGGCGAGCCCGTTCGGAAGCCATTATCATCACACTGGGTCAGTAAAGGTAGAGCCTTACATTGCTCCAGTACCATCCAACGGTCTCTGGACGCCAGCAAAATCCCAAAAATGGACGATTCCGGAAGACGATGTCTTCGGTTCAGGGTGGAATGAGAGACCTCCTAAGGACTACGATAATGATGAAAAGGTAGCGGCACCTGCACCAAAACTCGAACCTATCACTCTGTCACAACTATTGGACAACGTTGTGATTCTGGAAGAAAGTATAAAGGAGTTGGTGGCCATTATTCATGCCAGACGAAGCCTTGGGATAGATTCTTTACGCTATCTATAA